A single Xylanimonas cellulosilytica DSM 15894 DNA region contains:
- a CDS encoding cell division protein CrgA: MPESKSRKKKVRPSDPEFVERMAKAAEKEKAGNPPWLVPVMLGLMILGLIWIVTYYLTASRVGGGFPIPPLGAWNLAVGFALIITGFGLTTRWK, translated from the coding sequence GTGCCCGAGTCGAAGTCCCGCAAGAAGAAGGTCCGGCCCTCCGACCCCGAGTTCGTCGAGCGCATGGCCAAGGCCGCCGAGAAGGAGAAGGCCGGCAACCCGCCGTGGCTCGTCCCGGTCATGCTCGGCCTGATGATCCTCGGCCTGATCTGGATCGTCACGTACTACCTGACCGCGTCCCGCGTCGGCGGCGGGTTCCCCATCCCGCCCCTGGGCGCGTGGAACCTCGCCGTCGGGTTCGCGCTGATCATCACCGGGTTCGGCCTGACGACCCGCTGGAAGTGA
- a CDS encoding rhomboid family intramembrane serine protease has product MVTFTLIGICAVSFVLQLAVPGWTQQFMYAPVLGVGEPFRFLTAAFLHSTGFFGHILFNMWALYVTGQFLEPVLGRARFIALCVLSAIGGSVAVLLLASPVQAVVGASGMVFGLFGAMVPVLRRLGGNAAQIIGLIAINGVIGFLVPGISWQGHLGGLVVGLALGYAFAHAPRGRQKLFGWLLPAVVAVVLLVVVLAKYAAVGVL; this is encoded by the coding sequence GTGGTCACGTTCACCCTGATCGGGATCTGCGCGGTGAGCTTCGTGCTCCAGCTCGCGGTGCCGGGCTGGACGCAGCAGTTCATGTACGCCCCCGTGCTGGGGGTGGGCGAGCCGTTCCGGTTCCTGACCGCCGCGTTCCTGCACTCGACCGGGTTCTTCGGCCACATCCTGTTCAACATGTGGGCCCTGTACGTCACGGGCCAGTTCCTCGAACCGGTGCTCGGGCGGGCGCGGTTCATCGCGTTGTGCGTGCTCTCCGCGATCGGGGGCAGCGTCGCGGTGCTGCTGCTCGCCAGCCCGGTGCAGGCCGTCGTCGGCGCCTCGGGCATGGTGTTCGGCCTGTTCGGGGCCATGGTCCCCGTGCTGCGGCGGCTCGGCGGGAACGCGGCGCAGATCATCGGCCTGATCGCCATCAACGGCGTCATCGGGTTCCTGGTGCCCGGCATCTCCTGGCAGGGGCACCTCGGCGGGCTCGTCGTCGGGCTCGCCCTGGGCTACGCGTTCGCGCACGCGCCCCGCGGCCGGCAGAAGCTCTTCGGATGGCTCCTGCCGGCAGTGGTGGCGGTGGTGCTGCTGGTCGTGGTGCTCGCCAAGTACGCCGCCGTCGGCGTCTTGTAG